One segment of Argiope bruennichi chromosome 11, qqArgBrue1.1, whole genome shotgun sequence DNA contains the following:
- the LOC129956998 gene encoding G2/mitotic-specific cyclin-B3-like isoform X2, translated as MYNNCPEIMESMASKLRNGKHLHDASKFNKDAPKRLGESLPDGGGKKRILGDITNRAPATKGKSDPNLVTKGKFDSKKNLKTKSENSTNLDSENINKSISLRSQSSKSSSSEESVMYITAMETNDSIMDVSSIKEEIESVADSPCRPEGVEDFDATCIEDPSSVPQYARDIFRWYREREKQFILVKYLDKQKEMTKSMRAILVDWMVEVQESFELNHETLYLAVKLVDMYLMHNFVAKSKLQLVGATAVFIAAKFDERLPPLIDDFLYICDDSYNRQEFLETEIKILKAINFDLGVPLSYRFLRRYARCARISMEMLTLARFILETSLMDYELIDVLDSKLAAAALLLALKMKDMEWTPTLDYYTEYKENELQDLVVHLNRNISVPPNKHLQTIRMKYSHE; from the exons ATGTATAAT AATTGTCCTGAAATTATGGAATCTATGGCTAGTAAATTAAGAAACGGCAAACATCTACAC GATGCCAGTAAATTTAACAAAGATGCACCAAAGCGTCTTGGCGAATCCTTGCCCGATGGTGGGGGGAAGAAGAGGATTCTGGGCGATATCACCAATCGAGCTCCTGCAACAAAAGGAAAATCTGATCCAAATCTTGTGACAAAGGGAAAGTTTGACTCCAAGAAAAACCtgaaaacaaaatctgaaaaCTCCACAAATCTTGActctgaaaatatcaataaatcaatttctttgaGAAGTCAGTCATCTAAAAGTTCTAGCTCTGAAGAATCAGTCATGTATATCACAGCTATGGAAACCAATGATAG tattatggATGTGAGCTCTATTAAAGAAGAGATTGAGAGTGTAGCTGACAGTCCCTGTCGGCCTGAAGGCGTTGAAGATTTTGATGCTACGTGTATAGAAGATCCAAGCAGTGTTCCACAATATGCGAGGGACATTTTCAGATGGTACAGAGAAAGAGAG AAACAATTTATACTCGTAAAGTACCTGGATAAGCAGAAGGAAATGACCAAGTCAATGAGAGCCATTTTAGTTGATTGGATGGTTGAGGTCCAAGAAAGCTTTGAACTTAACCATGAAACTCTCTACTTAGCTGTAAAATTAGTTGATATGTATCTTATGCACAATTTTGTGGCCAAATCAAAGTTGCAGTTAGTTGGAGCAACAGCAGTGTTCATTGCTGCTAAATTTGAT GAAAGATTACCTCCTCTTATTGATGACTTCTTATATATTTGTGATGACAGTTACAACCGACAAGAATTCTTagagactgaaataaaaattcttaaagctATAAACTTTGATCTGGGAGTTCCATTGTCCTATCGATTTCTGCGTAGATATGCAAGA TGTGCTCGAATATCTATGGAAATGTTGACATTGGCTcgatttattttggaaacttcTTTAATGGATTATGAATTAATCGATGTATTGGATTCAAAATTAGCTGCTGCAGCATTGTTGCTTGCTCTAAAGATGAAGGATATGGAGTGG ACTCCTACTCTTGATTATTACACAGAATACAAAGAGAATGAATTGCAAGATCTTGTTGTTCATTTGAACAGAAATATTTCAGTTCCTCCCAACAAACACTTACAAACAATCCGCATGAAATATTCCCATGAGtaa
- the LOC129956998 gene encoding G2/mitotic-specific cyclin-B3-like isoform X1 encodes MESMASKLRNGKHLHDASKFNKDAPKRLGESLPDGGGKKRILGDITNRAPATKGKSDPNLVTKGKFDSKKNLKTKSENSTNLDSENINKSISLRSQSSKSSSSEESVMYITAMETNDSIMDVSSIKEEIESVADSPCRPEGVEDFDATCIEDPSSVPQYARDIFRWYREREKQFILVKYLDKQKEMTKSMRAILVDWMVEVQESFELNHETLYLAVKLVDMYLMHNFVAKSKLQLVGATAVFIAAKFDERLPPLIDDFLYICDDSYNRQEFLETEIKILKAINFDLGVPLSYRFLRRYARCARISMEMLTLARFILETSLMDYELIDVLDSKLAAAALLLALKMKDMEWTPTLDYYTEYKENELQDLVVHLNRNISVPPNKHLQTIRMKYSHEIFFHVAKIPPLKLSRNGQLEKAQ; translated from the exons ATGGAATCTATGGCTAGTAAATTAAGAAACGGCAAACATCTACAC GATGCCAGTAAATTTAACAAAGATGCACCAAAGCGTCTTGGCGAATCCTTGCCCGATGGTGGGGGGAAGAAGAGGATTCTGGGCGATATCACCAATCGAGCTCCTGCAACAAAAGGAAAATCTGATCCAAATCTTGTGACAAAGGGAAAGTTTGACTCCAAGAAAAACCtgaaaacaaaatctgaaaaCTCCACAAATCTTGActctgaaaatatcaataaatcaatttctttgaGAAGTCAGTCATCTAAAAGTTCTAGCTCTGAAGAATCAGTCATGTATATCACAGCTATGGAAACCAATGATAG tattatggATGTGAGCTCTATTAAAGAAGAGATTGAGAGTGTAGCTGACAGTCCCTGTCGGCCTGAAGGCGTTGAAGATTTTGATGCTACGTGTATAGAAGATCCAAGCAGTGTTCCACAATATGCGAGGGACATTTTCAGATGGTACAGAGAAAGAGAG AAACAATTTATACTCGTAAAGTACCTGGATAAGCAGAAGGAAATGACCAAGTCAATGAGAGCCATTTTAGTTGATTGGATGGTTGAGGTCCAAGAAAGCTTTGAACTTAACCATGAAACTCTCTACTTAGCTGTAAAATTAGTTGATATGTATCTTATGCACAATTTTGTGGCCAAATCAAAGTTGCAGTTAGTTGGAGCAACAGCAGTGTTCATTGCTGCTAAATTTGAT GAAAGATTACCTCCTCTTATTGATGACTTCTTATATATTTGTGATGACAGTTACAACCGACAAGAATTCTTagagactgaaataaaaattcttaaagctATAAACTTTGATCTGGGAGTTCCATTGTCCTATCGATTTCTGCGTAGATATGCAAGA TGTGCTCGAATATCTATGGAAATGTTGACATTGGCTcgatttattttggaaacttcTTTAATGGATTATGAATTAATCGATGTATTGGATTCAAAATTAGCTGCTGCAGCATTGTTGCTTGCTCTAAAGATGAAGGATATGGAGTGG ACTCCTACTCTTGATTATTACACAGAATACAAAGAGAATGAATTGCAAGATCTTGTTGTTCATTTGAACAGAAATATTTCAGTTCCTCCCAACAAACACTTACAAACAATCCGCATGAAATATTCCCATGA AATTTTCTTCCATGTTGCCAAGATACCACCACTGAAACTTTCTAGAAATGGTCAATTGGAAAAAGCTCAATGA